The genomic interval TTGCTCAATCGGCCCGGCGATATCTACCTCTGAGCGATGCTCCAGCCCAGCCTGCCCGTGTTCCAGTTTCTCTTTGGCATTCAGCATCGCCGTCTTCAAGTGGATGGGCTGCGCTATGTAAGTGAACCGGTTGACCCCCAACTCGCTGGCAGTCAGAATTTCAAGGTCCCCATAATCCAACAACCGCCCCGCCAAGGATTGTTCCAGTTTGACATCATTGACCTTCTCCAGGGAAGAATCCGTTACCTCTTTGCTGAACACCCCGGAGATTTGGATCACCCGCCAGTCGGTGACGATATATTGCCGGCTCGTCCAGATGATAACATCCCGCAGCAGGCCCAGTAAGGGCAGGATGAGTAAGAGGTAGGCCAGGGGAACCACCAGCGATTGGGGCAGCCAGATCCGCCAGATGAGGGTAATCAGGATGATCAGACCCAAGGCCAGCACGCTTTTGACCAGCATTTGACCGAGCAAGATCAGCCAATGTTGGCGGGTGACGAAGATCTTGAATTTAGAATAAAAAATGGGCGGGCTGCGAGTTGCGCAGAACCGCCCTTGGGTAGAGAATTTGGCTATGAACACACAAA from Anaerolineae bacterium carries:
- a CDS encoding PH domain-containing protein → CVFIAKFSTQGRFCATRSPPIFYSKFKIFVTRQHWLILLGQMLVKSVLALGLIILITLIWRIWLPQSLVVPLAYLLLILPLLGLLRDVIIWTSRQYIVTDWRVIQISGVFSKEVTDSSLEKVNDVKLEQSLAGRLLDYGDLEILTASELGVNRFTYIAQPIHLKTAMLNAKEKLEHGQAGLEHRSEVDIAGPIEQLDNLREQGLLTDKEFQQQKAQVLARL